One segment of Nostoc flagelliforme CCNUN1 DNA contains the following:
- a CDS encoding TIGR02588 family protein, producing the protein MTKTEQPSRSIAEWVTFSVASLILGIIVSLVGYTWLNEKNQPPIVSVTKKQTIREINGQFYVPFEVVNSGGDTAESVQIMAELLINGKVTETGEQQIDFLSSGESEEGAFIFSQNPRQGQLNLRVGSYKLP; encoded by the coding sequence ATGACTAAAACAGAACAACCATCACGCTCAATAGCTGAGTGGGTAACATTCAGCGTTGCCTCACTTATCCTAGGAATCATTGTAAGTCTGGTGGGCTACACTTGGCTGAACGAAAAGAATCAACCTCCCATTGTTTCTGTCACCAAAAAACAAACAATTCGGGAAATTAATGGGCAATTTTATGTTCCCTTTGAAGTCGTGAATAGTGGAGGAGACACAGCCGAGTCAGTTCAAATTATGGCTGAGTTACTAATTAACGGTAAAGTTACAGAAACAGGAGAGCAACAGATCGACTTTTTATCTAGTGGAGAAAGTGAAGAAGGTGCATTTATATTCAGCCAGAACCCGCGCCAAGGTCAGCTAAATCTGCGTGTTGGTAGCTATAAATTGCCCTAA
- a CDS encoding TIGR02587 family membrane protein, which yields MATKRQKNVWRSEINDIIRGACGGFLFGIPLLYTMEVWWIGSLVKPQLMMTAIALMFIVVYLLNQTEGFRKRRYSWLAPQPAMDTIEAIAIGLACSAFVLLLLRELTPETSLKECLGKIIFESVPFALGVALASQLLGDTRNENAEAQGSDRVNSTTKNKGDELHATFADVGGTLIGATIIAFNIAPTDEIPMLAAAASPPWQLAMIVTSLLISYGIVFQAGFSDQQKRKQQKGIFQRPSSETIMSYLVSLLASAFMLWFFQKLTFSDPWTMWLDHTLMLGLPATIGGAAGRLAI from the coding sequence GTGGCAACAAAACGTCAAAAAAATGTATGGAGGAGTGAGATTAATGACATCATTCGCGGTGCTTGCGGAGGTTTTTTATTTGGTATACCTTTACTGTACACAATGGAGGTTTGGTGGATTGGATCATTGGTAAAACCACAACTGATGATGACGGCGATCGCATTGATGTTTATTGTAGTTTACTTGCTCAATCAGACAGAAGGCTTTCGGAAACGCAGATATAGCTGGCTAGCTCCTCAACCTGCAATGGATACCATAGAAGCGATCGCGATCGGACTAGCTTGCTCTGCCTTTGTGCTGCTACTATTGCGAGAATTGACGCCAGAAACTTCCCTAAAGGAATGTTTAGGTAAAATCATCTTTGAAAGTGTGCCTTTCGCTCTCGGTGTAGCATTAGCCAGCCAGCTTTTGGGAGATACTAGAAATGAGAATGCAGAAGCACAAGGAAGCGATCGGGTAAATAGCACAACCAAGAACAAAGGAGATGAGTTACACGCCACCTTTGCTGATGTGGGTGGAACCCTGATTGGTGCAACCATAATTGCATTTAACATTGCTCCAACAGATGAAATTCCTATGCTTGCAGCCGCAGCCTCGCCACCTTGGCAGTTGGCAATGATCGTCACATCTTTGCTGATTTCTTATGGCATTGTATTTCAGGCTGGCTTTTCTGACCAGCAAAAGCGGAAACAGCAAAAGGGGATTTTCCAACGACCATCAAGCGAAACCATTATGTCCTACCTAGTATCACTGCTAGCAAGTGCTTTTATGCTGTGGTTCTTTCAAAAGTTAACTTTTAGCGACCCTTGGACAATGTGGTTAGATCACACCTTGATGCTGGGTTTACCTGCAACTATTGGCGGTGCAGCCGGAAGGTTAGCAATATGA
- a CDS encoding CsbD family protein gives MSAEKRVEATAKNIEGKIQEVVGEITGNPQDKAEGQTKQAQAQATHTVENIKDELKKALD, from the coding sequence ATGAGTGCTGAAAAAAGAGTAGAAGCTACTGCAAAAAATATTGAAGGGAAAATTCAAGAGGTTGTGGGTGAAATAACCGGTAATCCACAAGATAAAGCTGAAGGACAAACAAAGCAAGCCCAAGCCCAAGCTACTCACACTGTAGAAAACATTAAAGACGAACTTAAGAAAGCTTTAGACTAA
- a CDS encoding GlsB/YeaQ/YmgE family stress response membrane protein has translation MLNITAWIILGLIAGAIAKAIYPGRQGGGIVSTMVLGIIGALIGGILVTLLETGRFQLTAATLTIPGIIVAVIGAIIAIFVWNLLANRASY, from the coding sequence ATGCTTAACATTACTGCTTGGATAATTCTGGGTTTAATTGCTGGAGCGATCGCAAAAGCTATTTATCCTGGTCGTCAGGGTGGCGGAATTGTTTCAACTATGGTTTTAGGTATTATAGGTGCTTTGATCGGGGGAATTTTAGTTACTCTTTTAGAGACAGGAAGATTTCAATTAACTGCTGCAACCCTTACTATTCCTGGTATAATTGTTGCCGTTATTGGTGCGATAATTGCCATCTTTGTCTGGAACTTATTAGCTAATCGTGCTAGTTATTAG
- a CDS encoding Uma2 family endonuclease, producing MTVIVAKWTIDEYHRMIDAGILSDRKVELLKGEIVEMSPEGEPHAYCSDEAGEYLAKLLTERAKIRHAKPITLPNDSEPEPDIAIVQRLGREYREHHPYPENIFWLIEYANSSLEKDLERKSKIYAEAGILEYWVVNLKKQYLVVFRELLDGEYAIKLTLTAGTIQPLAFPDISIAVAQIINS from the coding sequence ATGACTGTTATTGTTGCTAAGTGGACGATTGACGAATATCACCGCATGATTGATGCTGGCATTTTGAGCGATCGCAAAGTAGAACTACTTAAGGGAGAAATTGTCGAAATGTCGCCGGAAGGGGAACCCCATGCTTATTGTAGTGATGAAGCTGGTGAGTATCTGGCAAAGTTATTAACTGAACGCGCCAAAATTCGTCATGCCAAGCCTATCACCTTACCCAACGACTCGGAACCAGAACCAGATATTGCCATTGTCCAACGTTTAGGACGCGAGTATCGAGAGCATCATCCCTATCCAGAAAATATTTTCTGGTTGATTGAGTATGCTAACTCCAGTTTAGAAAAAGATTTAGAGAGAAAAAGCAAAATCTACGCAGAAGCAGGTATTTTAGAGTATTGGGTTGTCAATCTCAAAAAGCAATACCTAGTGGTGTTTCGAGAACTCTTAGACGGAGAGTATGCGATAAAACTGACATTGACTGCGGGAACAATTCAACCTCTGGCATTTCCGGATATCTCTATTGCGGTGGCACAGATAATTAACAGTTAA
- the mutL gene encoding DNA mismatch repair endonuclease MutL: MASTIQALPTEVVYLITAGEVIDCFASVVRELVENSLDAGATRIVVSLWPQQWRIRVADNGCGMNLDDLQQAATAHSTSKIRSSADLWKIKSLGFRGEALHSLTTLADLEILSRPVGGKLGWRISYGDGGEVVQVEVTAIAPGTVVTVSHLFGNCSSRRQGLPTAAQQMKAVQATIHQIAMCHPHVTWQIWQNDRQWFTISPAATTGQLLPQILPQVRQGDLQEVKLEIPNPPNSPLPTPHFPLPTPNSSLNLVVGLPDRCHRHRPDWVRVAINGRMVKTPELEQTILSAFHRTLPRDRYPICFLHLAISPDQINWNRNPAKTEIYLNEIIYWQEQITQAINQALSISSNNLKEAVHTTRVSKLLKAAEAKGSYNFNSQNPNENPKTPNSSLPTPNSLKAVAQVSNTYIVAEHPGGMWLVEQHIAHERVLYEQLCDDWQLVPVEPPIILYQLSPAQVSQLQRIGLEIETFGEQLWVVRNIPAPLQQRDDSAEAILELSWGGDLQTAQVAVACRSAIRNGTPMNQQEMQTLLDNWQRTRNPRTCPHGRPIYLSLEESALARFFRRNWVIGKSHGI, translated from the coding sequence ATGGCATCTACTATTCAAGCTCTACCAACAGAAGTCGTATATCTCATTACAGCTGGTGAGGTAATCGACTGTTTCGCTTCTGTGGTGCGGGAATTAGTAGAAAATTCCCTAGACGCAGGTGCAACGCGAATTGTGGTTTCGTTATGGCCGCAGCAATGGCGAATTCGTGTCGCAGATAATGGTTGTGGAATGAACCTAGATGATTTGCAACAAGCAGCCACAGCGCACAGCACCAGTAAAATTCGCTCTAGTGCCGATTTATGGAAAATTAAAAGTTTAGGATTTCGTGGTGAGGCGTTACATAGCTTAACGACTCTGGCAGATTTAGAAATTTTGAGTCGTCCTGTGGGTGGAAAATTAGGATGGCGAATTAGCTATGGCGATGGCGGAGAAGTTGTGCAAGTTGAAGTAACTGCGATCGCACCTGGTACAGTGGTGACAGTTTCTCATCTTTTCGGTAATTGCTCATCTCGTCGTCAGGGATTGCCCACAGCAGCACAGCAAATGAAAGCCGTGCAAGCCACAATTCACCAAATCGCTATGTGTCATCCTCACGTCACCTGGCAGATTTGGCAAAATGATCGTCAATGGTTCACCATCTCTCCAGCCGCGACAACTGGGCAGCTGCTACCGCAGATTTTACCCCAAGTGCGACAAGGTGATTTGCAAGAAGTCAAACTCGAAATACCTAACCCTCCCAACTCCCCACTCCCCACTCCCCACTTCCCACTCCCCACTCCTAACTCCTCATTAAACTTAGTGGTAGGATTACCCGATCGCTGTCATCGTCATCGTCCAGATTGGGTACGTGTAGCCATTAACGGCAGGATGGTTAAAACACCAGAACTAGAGCAAACAATATTATCAGCATTTCACAGAACATTACCACGCGATCGCTATCCAATTTGTTTCTTACATCTTGCCATTTCCCCAGATCAAATTAACTGGAATCGCAATCCAGCAAAAACAGAAATTTATCTCAACGAAATCATTTATTGGCAAGAGCAAATTACCCAAGCAATTAACCAAGCACTCAGCATTTCTTCTAACAATCTCAAAGAAGCTGTTCACACGACACGAGTTAGTAAATTACTCAAAGCCGCAGAAGCAAAAGGCAGCTACAATTTCAATTCTCAAAATCCTAACGAAAATCCCAAAACTCCTAACTCCTCACTCCCAACTCCTAACTCTTTAAAAGCTGTCGCTCAAGTTAGCAACACCTATATTGTGGCAGAACATCCAGGTGGTATGTGGTTGGTAGAACAGCACATTGCCCATGAGCGAGTTTTGTATGAACAATTGTGTGATGATTGGCAACTTGTCCCCGTCGAACCGCCAATCATTCTTTATCAATTGTCGCCAGCGCAAGTATCGCAACTGCAACGCATCGGTTTAGAAATAGAAACCTTTGGCGAACAACTTTGGGTAGTGCGAAACATCCCCGCACCTTTGCAGCAGCGAGACGATAGTGCAGAAGCAATTTTAGAGCTTAGTTGGGGAGGCGATTTACAAACAGCCCAAGTAGCTGTCGCCTGTCGCAGTGCTATTCGTAATGGTACACCCATGAACCAACAAGAAATGCAGACACTTTTAGATAATTGGCAACGCACTCGCAACCCTCGCACCTGTCCCCACGGACGCCCAATTTATCTATCCCTAGAAGAATCAGCTTTAGCTCGGTTTTTCCGGCGTAATTGGGTAATTGGTAAAAGTCATGGAATTTGA
- a CDS encoding adenosine deaminase → MALYAELHRHLGGSVVPRVLWRYFERHSSELISRFADYSQFEDFYTRPRNTLDEYLELHTLVESVQTVETLPYFIYRLVRGAYIFENLAYLELRYTPYLRTPEHLSQSERIDKMAEIVQVVGLASHQPEYPIVTSQILCMHTRLPYEVNKAIVDLAAQNKQYVCAVDVAGGDSYYADRLEEWISLYDYARSQGVNTTGHLYETTAGCYPELLPYLMRIGHGIQIPLLYPELLNDVAKRGQCLEVCPTTYLKTGTLQDIRQLKLVFDRCFEAGVDIAICTDNAGLHNVRLPFEYENLLTYNIISFAQLQACQDAAFRHAFAWPYSQRPASLLNGLLKPEPPKVLATRDSN, encoded by the coding sequence ATGGCTTTATATGCTGAATTACATAGACATCTGGGCGGCTCGGTCGTACCAAGAGTTCTATGGCGATATTTTGAGCGGCATTCTTCGGAGTTGATTTCCCGTTTTGCTGACTATTCACAATTTGAAGATTTTTACACCCGTCCACGCAACACCCTGGATGAGTATCTAGAATTACACACCCTGGTAGAAAGTGTGCAAACTGTGGAGACTTTGCCTTACTTTATCTATCGCTTGGTGCGGGGTGCTTACATTTTTGAAAATTTGGCTTATCTGGAGCTGCGCTACACTCCCTATTTGCGGACACCTGAGCATCTGAGTCAATCAGAAAGAATTGACAAGATGGCAGAAATCGTGCAAGTAGTAGGGCTTGCCAGCCACCAGCCAGAATATCCGATTGTTACTAGCCAAATTCTCTGTATGCACACGCGCCTACCTTATGAGGTGAACAAGGCGATTGTTGATTTGGCGGCGCAAAATAAGCAGTATGTCTGTGCAGTAGATGTAGCGGGGGGTGATAGCTATTATGCCGATCGCTTAGAAGAATGGATTAGCTTATATGATTATGCGCGATCGCAGGGCGTTAACACCACTGGACATTTATATGAAACCACTGCCGGCTGTTACCCTGAACTGTTACCCTATCTCATGCGAATCGGTCACGGCATCCAAATTCCCCTACTATATCCAGAGTTACTTAATGATGTAGCTAAACGCGGACAGTGTTTAGAGGTTTGCCCCACAACTTACCTAAAAACTGGTACTTTGCAGGATATCCGTCAACTCAAATTAGTTTTTGACCGTTGTTTTGAAGCTGGGGTAGATATTGCTATCTGTACTGATAATGCTGGATTGCACAATGTGCGTCTACCGTTTGAGTATGAGAATCTCTTGACTTACAACATTATCAGTTTTGCACAATTACAAGCTTGTCAGGATGCAGCTTTCCGTCATGCTTTTGCTTGGCCTTACAGTCAACGTCCCGCATCTCTGTTGAATGGGTTACTGAAACCTGAACCACCTAAAGTTTTGGCAACCAGGGATAGTAATTAA
- a CDS encoding trypsin-like serine peptidase: protein MKLNKPIGKKYGYLGWKSLSSSTIVGDTKKFALVGYSGDFPNPEIKGLETYTAGKSMTAGVHLGCSILRRQDNLLYHNCDTNHGASGGAIISNINGKYYILALHSGSNEINGLLLNRAVEMSRLDDWLQRN, encoded by the coding sequence TTGAAACTCAACAAGCCTATCGGTAAAAAATATGGTTATTTGGGCTGGAAATCCCTATCATCTTCTACTATTGTTGGAGATACAAAAAAATTCGCCTTAGTCGGCTACTCTGGTGATTTTCCCAACCCTGAGATAAAAGGTCTTGAAACTTATACTGCTGGTAAAAGTATGACTGCTGGCGTTCATCTGGGATGCAGTATCCTCCGCCGTCAGGATAATTTGTTGTACCACAACTGTGATACTAATCACGGTGCTTCTGGAGGTGCAATTATCAGTAATATAAACGGCAAGTATTATATTTTAGCGCTCCACTCCGGCTCAAACGAAATTAATGGATTGCTGTTGAACCGTGCAGTAGAAATGTCTCGCTTGGATGACTGGTTACAACGAAATTAA
- a CDS encoding threonine dehydratase, translated as MFRLTQTVRNLFIRIQGLFGVLFQSVSNLFGNFFGFFGNLFGFNSSGYFLESDQQQGIKQASAKEQIETNQDNTPKISATTRRRSNAKIDDYFLNMARDVKKN; from the coding sequence ATGTTTCGTCTAACTCAAACTGTTCGGAACTTGTTCATTCGGATTCAAGGCTTGTTTGGTGTTTTATTCCAAAGTGTTTCCAATCTTTTCGGAAATTTCTTTGGTTTTTTTGGCAACCTGTTTGGATTCAATAGCTCTGGTTATTTCTTGGAATCTGATCAGCAGCAAGGTATAAAACAAGCTTCTGCAAAAGAGCAAATTGAAACGAATCAGGATAACACTCCTAAAATTTCCGCCACTACCCGCCGTCGTTCTAATGCCAAAATTGACGACTACTTTCTCAATATGGCTCGTGATGTGAAAAAGAACTAA